The Sinomicrobium kalidii region TTCCCCGATACCATTGTACGGGTATTTACTACAGATGCTGAAGTGGTGAACCAGACCCCTTCGGCCATGCGATGGGTTTTTGCGGCAACACCTATCATAGCCATACAACTTATCGGGGCGGCCTATTTCCAGGCCGTGGGCAAGGCGATACCTGCACTCCTCCTCACGCTTACACGGCAGGGATTCTTTTTTATACCCCTTATTCTCGTATTGCCGAATTTTTACGGAGAACTGGGCGTGTGGATATCCTTTCCCATTGCAGACCTTCTTTCCACCCTTGTCACCGGATTTTATCTCAACAAGGAGATCAGGCTGAAATTAAAGCGGGAGGTTCCGGCAGATTCCTGAGTTTTGCATAAGTACGGATATTATTCCTAAATTTAACGGAGTAAATAAAAAGCAATGACGGAATACTATAATTATATAAAGGCACTGCACCTCATCTTTGTGATTACCTGGTTTGCAGGCCTGTTTTACATTCCCCGCCTGTTTGTTTACCAGGTTGAAGCCTTTCGGAAACCGTCCCCCGAAAAGGAGATTCTAGGAAAACAGTTAAAGCTTATGGCCAAACGGCTGTGGTTTATTATCACCTGGCCGTCTGCCATACTTGCCGTTGTCTTTGCCGTGTGGCTGCTCTTTCTCTATCCTTCGTGGCTCAGTATGGGCTGGATGCATGTCAAACTCCTTTTTGTGTTGCTGCTTATCGGGTATCATTTAAAAACCCACCAGATCTTTAAACAGCTGCAAAGGGACGAGGTAAAATATTCCTCCGGGTTTATGCGTATCTGGAACGAGGGGGCCACCATCCTGCTTTTTGCTATCGTTTTCCTTGTCATACTGAAAAACAGCATCAACTGGATTTTCGGGGTGCTGGGCATTCTTGTGCTGGGGATATTGCTTATGCTGGGCATTAAACTCTACAAGCGGATCAGGGACAAAAACCCCGATGCCTGAAACATGGTCCGGAATTTGCAGTTTGCAGAACCAATACAATAAATAGTAAGCGTGGATAAGAGGATGTCATTAAGGCTGCGTATTTTTATCGCCATGATATTGCTAGTGGTCGTGGCCTTTGTGCTTATTGCCGGGGTTACGGTGCTGCAGTTCAAGCAACAGTCAAACGAGTACCATAACGAACGCCTGGAACGCAAGGAAGACCAGGTAATTG contains the following coding sequences:
- a CDS encoding CopD family protein; this translates as MTEYYNYIKALHLIFVITWFAGLFYIPRLFVYQVEAFRKPSPEKEILGKQLKLMAKRLWFIITWPSAILAVVFAVWLLFLYPSWLSMGWMHVKLLFVLLLIGYHLKTHQIFKQLQRDEVKYSSGFMRIWNEGATILLFAIVFLVILKNSINWIFGVLGILVLGILLMLGIKLYKRIRDKNPDA